Proteins encoded by one window of Salvia splendens isolate huo1 chromosome 5, SspV2, whole genome shotgun sequence:
- the LOC121805993 gene encoding heat shock 70 kDa protein 15-like, whose protein sequence is MSVVGFDVGNESGVVAVARQRGIDVVLNDESKRETPAIVCFGEKQRFLGTAGAASSMMNPKNTISQIKRFIGRKFSDPELQKDIKSLPFSVSEGPDGYPLIHAQYLGEKRTFTPTQLLGMVLSDLKIIAEKNLNAAVVDCCIGIPVYFTDLQRRAVIDAATIAGLHPLHLIHETTATALAYGIYKTDLPENEPMNVAFVDVGHASMQVCIAAFKKGQLKIFAHSYDRCLGGRDFDEVLFQHFAAKFKDEYRIDVYQNARACLRLRAACEKLKKVLSANPEAPLNIECLMEEKDVRGFIKRDEFEQISIPILERVKKPLEKALADAGLTTQDIHSVEVVGSGSRVPAIIKILTEYFGKEPRRTMNASECVAKGSALQCAILSPTFKVRDFQVNENFPFSIALSWKGTAPDTQNGAADNQQSTVVFPKGNPLPSVKALTFYRSGTFTIDVQYADASELQAQAKISTYTIGPFQSAKGERAKLKVKVRLNLHGIVSIESALLLEEEEVEVPVVKEPAKEGTKMETDDTHPSSTETDVNMQDAKMDGPGAENGVPESEDKTSQMETDKVEAPKKKVKKTTVPVSEIIYGGLAASDVQKAVEKEFEMALQDRVMEETKDKKNAVEAYVYDMRNKLHDKYHEFVTESDREQLISRLQEVEDWLYEDGEDETKGVYIAKLDELKKQGDPIEERFKEHSERGTVIDQFINCINSYREAAMSNDSKFDHIDLAERQKVLSECVEAEAWIREKQQHQDTLAKHMPPVLLSADVRKKADSLDRFCRPIMMKPKPAAKPSTPEPTPASPSGGESPQGTENGEAGSGNEAVQPDAEPMETDDPENGPRSA, encoded by the exons ATGAGTGTGGTAGGTTTTGATGTTGGGAACGAAAGTGGTGTTGTTGCGGTTGCAAGGCAAAGAGGAATCGATGTCGTGCTTAACGATGAGTCCAAGCGTGAAACTCCTGCAATTGTATGTTTTGGCGAGAAGCAGCGATTCCTTGGTACAGCAGGGGCTGCATCAAGTATGATGAATCCAAAAAATACAATATCGCAGATAAAGCGTTTTATTGGACGTAAATTTTCAGATCCCGAGTTGCAGAAGGATATCAAATCATTGCCTTTTTCAGTCTCCGAAGGGCCTGATGGATATCCCTTGATTCATGCTCAGTATTTGGGGGAAAAAAGGACCTTCACACCTACTCAGCTATTAGGAATGGTGCTCTCTGATTTGAAGATCATTGCTGAAAAGAACTTGAATGCTGCTGTCGTAGACTGCTGCATTGGGATACCTGTTTACTTCACCGACCTGCAGAGAAGAGCTGTTATAGATGCTGCAACGATTGCTGGTTTGCACCCTCTTCATCTCATTCATGAGACAACGGCTACTGCCTTAGCTTATGGCATTTACAAGACTGACCTACCTGAAAATGAACCAATGAATGTCGCATTTGTCGATGTTGGTCATGCCAGTATGCAAGTATGCATTGCTGCCTTCAAGAAAGGTCAGCTGAAGATATTTGCCCATTCTTATGATCGGTGTTTGGGTGGAAGGGATTTTGATGAAGTGCTTTTCCAACATTTTGCTGCAAAATTCAAGGATGAATACAGGATTGATGTCTATCAAAATGCAAGGGCTTGCCTAAGATTGCGTGCTGCTTGCGAGAAGTTGAAGAAGGTCCTTAGTGCAAATCCCGAGGCACCTCTGAACATCGAATGCTTAATGGAAGAGAAGGATGTCAGAGGTTTTATCAAGAGAGATGAGTTTGAGCAGATTAGTATTCCAATTTTGGAACGTGTGAAAAAGCCATTGGAGAAGGCTCTTGCTGATGCTGGACTGACCACCCAGGATATACATTCTGTTGAAGTTGTTGGTTCAGGCTCTCGAGTTCCTgctattattaaaattttgactgAGTATTTTGGAAAGGAGCCTAGGCGAACAATGAATGCTAGTGAATGTGTGGCAAAAGGCAGTGCTCTGCAATGTGCTATTCTCAGCCCCACATTTAAAGTTAGAGATTTCCAG GTTAATGAGAATTTTCCATTTTCCATTGCTTTATCATGGAAAGGAACTGCTCCTGATACACAAAATGGAGCAGCTGATAACCAGCAGAGTACTGTGGTATTCCCCAAGGGTAATCCCCTACCTAGTGTTAAGGCGTTGACTTTCTACAGATCTGGCACCTTCACTATAGACGTACAATATGCCGATGCCAGTGAATTGCAGGCACAAGCGAAAATTAGTACCTACACG ATTGGACCTTTCCAGTCCGCAAAAGGTGAAAGGGCAAAGTTGAAGGTCAAAGTGCGTCTGAATCTTCATGGCATCGTCTCGATTGAGTCTGCATTG CTCTTAGAAGAGGAAGAGGTGGAGGTTCCAGTTGTAAAAGAGCCAGCTAAAGAGGGTACCAAGATGGAAACAGATGATACTCATCCCAGCAGCACAGAAACTGATGTTAATATGCAAGATGCTAAGATGGATGGCCCTGGAGCTGAAAATGGTGTCCCAGAATCAGAAGATAAGACTTCTCAAATGGAAACGGATAAG GTGGAGGCACCAAAGAAGAAGGTTAAGAAAACTACTGTCCCTGTATCAGAAATTATATATGGAGGTCTTGCTGCTTCTGATGTGCAAAAAGCTGTGGAGAAGGAGTTCGAGATGGCATTGCAGGATCGAGTTATGGAAGAAACTAAAGATAAAAAGAATGCTGTAGAGGCCTATGTTTATGACATGCGGAACAAG CTTCATGACAAATATCACGAGTTTGTGACAGAGTCAGATAGAGAGCAGCTTATTTCTAGACTCCAGGAGGTGGAAGATTGGTTGTATGAGGATGGTGAGGACGAAACAAAAGGAGTATATATTGCTAAGCTGGATGAGCTCAAGAAG CAAGGTGATCCCATCGAGGAGCGCTTCAAGGAACATTCAGAGAGAGGAACTGTGATCGACCAGTTTATTAATTGCATCAACAGTTACAGGGAAGCTGCaatgtcgaatgactccaaGTTTGATCACATTGACCTGGCCGAGAGACAAAAG GTTCTGAGTGAATGTGTCGAAGCTGAAGCTTGGATCAGAGAGAAACAACAACACCAGGACACACTTGCTAAGCACATGCCGCCTGTTCTTTTGTCTGCTGATGTTAGGAAGAAGGCTGACTCTCTTGACAG GTTTTGCAGGCCGATAATGATGAAGCCAAAGCCAGCGGCCAAACCATCCACTCCTGAGCCAACACCCGCATCGCCTTCTGGAGGTGAATCCCCACAAGGGACAGAGAACGGCGAAGCTGGATCTGGAAATGAAGCAGTGCAGCCTGATGCGGAGCCCATGGAAACAGATGACCCTGAGAATGGACCGAGGTCTGCATAA